The following coding sequences lie in one Crassostrea angulata isolate pt1a10 chromosome 10, ASM2561291v2, whole genome shotgun sequence genomic window:
- the LOC128165251 gene encoding uncharacterized protein LOC128165251, which yields MALSNPVVLDTVQNEPVIGQHYLECCTEDCGKNCQFYCNPCHRPLCEKCRDEHQNSPATKNHEVVSYRQRKRQLPVEKCKDHPSKDIDIICEDCQVPLCSKCAMQDHRKHALNDLETIYSEGFTLCLNEIYKIHQYFLPTSQDIQKDVMKETTDIKTTINRIRTSMKAEAEILKSLVDTVTSDSIEQINKMEEALTEELQSQHNTYKDYISYLKDLVTEFHGYLSSIKLQNNPLIFSLVDRLNIQPIPETTKPVPPVFTAGQYSKKDVSKLLGRVTAPDIKPENREIKPMEMASTQLKPTEKQKKQDREKSDMKQTLSLSSSFTEVREYTVPGLSDVNHMSFGKPGRLWGSDHHGRLVQFDLQGNRIQMMQTGGGSEGYHTVTQNGDLIYTDKKKKVINRKTLDKATTNFIKTGDWEPISIHSSHINGDILVGMIKNKKAKVTRYNKTGEEIQNIQRDNKGQEMYEYPHYITENINGDICTSDLNKRAVVVVNKSGQYRFSYISQGSPFYPCGICTDLLGHILVCNSRFFGSLKADDRDAVHLLDQDGQLLSLLLTPKQGQGLKFFHSLCVDNENNLHVGQQYTTSVTVYKYLQ from the coding sequence ATGGCATTATCCAATCCAGTAGTTCTGGATACTGTCCAAAATGAACCAGTCATTGGTCAGCACTATCTGGAGTGTTGCACTGAAGACTGTGGGAAGAACTGTCAATTTTACTGCAATCCATGTCACCGACCATTGTGTGAAAAATGCAGAGATGAACATCAGAATAGTCCCGCAACCAAGAACCACGAAGTGGTCTCTTATCGACAACGCAAAAGACAACTTCCTGTGGAGAAATGTAAGGATCACCCAAGCAAGGATATAGACATCATTTGTGAGGACTGTCAGGTTCCACTGTGTTCCAAATGCGCAATGCAAGACCATCGAAAACATGCACTGAACGATTTGGAGACAATTTACTCAGAGGGATTCACTCTTTGCTTAAATGAAATCTATAAAATTCATCAGTATTTTCTCCCAACTTCACAAGATATACAAAAAGACGTAATGAAAGAAACCACAGATATAAAAACAACCATAAATAGAATACGAACATCCATGAAGGCTGAAGCTGAAATTCTTAAAAGTCTGGTAGACACAGTCACTTCAGATAGTATAGAGCAAATCAACAAAATGGAAGAGGCACTTACAGAAGAGCTTCAGAGCCAACACAACACATACAAAGATTACATTTCTTATCTTAAAGACCTTGTCACAGAGTTCCATGGCTACCTGTCCTCTATTAAGCTTCAAAACAATCCACTCATTTTCTCGCTTGTTGACCGCCTTAATATCCAACCCATACCAGAGACCACCAAACCAGTCCCTCCAGTGTTTACTGCTGGTCAATACAGCAAGAAAGATGTCTCCAAACTATTGGGTAGAGTAACTGCTCCTGACATTAAGCCAGAGAACAGAGAAATAAAACCCATGGAGATGGCCTCTACACAGTTAAAACCAACAGAGAAACAGAAGAAACAAGACAGAGAGAAATCTGACATGAAACAAACACTGTCTCTGTCTTCCTCTTTCACCGAGGTCAGAGAGTACACAGTACCAGGTCTTTCTGATGTGAATCATATGTCTTTTGGTAAACCAGGCAGACTCTGGGGCAGTGATCATCATGGTAGACTTGTACAATTTGATCTACAGGGGAATCGTATTCAAATGATGCAAACCGGTGGTGGATCTGAAGGctaccacacagtcacacagAATGGGGACCTGATCTATACAGACAAGAAGAAAAAAGTCATCAATAGGAAAACACTGGATAAAGCAACTACTAATTTCATCAAAACAGGAGACTGGGAACCTATCAGTATACACTCCTCCCACATTAACGGGGACATACTGGTGGGGATGATAAAGAACAAAAAGGCTAAAGTCACCAGGTACAACAAAACAGGAGaagaaatacagaacatacagaGGGACAACAAAGGACAGGAGATGTATGAGTATCCACAttacatcacagaaaacatcaatggCGATATTTGTACATCAGACCTTAACAAACGAGCTGTAGTGGTCGTGAATAAATCAGGTCAATACAGGTTCTCCTACATAAGTCAGGGGTCACCGTTTTATCCTTGTGGTATCTGTACCGATCTCCTTGGTCACATCCTTGTGTGCAACTCTCGTTTCTTTGGTTCCCTCAAAGCAGACGACAGAGACGCAGTTCATCTATTGGATCAGGATGGTCAGTTGTTGTCTCTACTGCTCACAccaaaacaaggtcaaggtttAAAGTTTTTCCATAGTCTGTGTGTTGATAATGAGAACAATCTCCATGTGGGACAACAGTACACCACCAGTGTGACAGTGTACAAGTATCTACAGTGA
- the LOC128165255 gene encoding eukaryotic translation initiation factor 2D-like, with protein MQNVFKVEFQGQPPIIRKGKMEEITLNVFQRGSNKKVTTVDNLDVFGLDLKEFAHAIQIAIQCSCTVSQSSSNKMQVVIQGNQIAFVADLLTGKYRIPKKYIKGLGKAPKGKRI; from the exons ATGCAAAATGTGTTCAAAGTGGAGTTTCAAGGACAACCACCTATCATCAGGAAAGGCAAAATGGAAGAAATCACCCTTAATGTGTTCCAAAGAGGTTCCAACAAAAAG GTGACGACCGTGGATAACCTGGATGTGTTTGGACTGGATCTGAAGGAGTTTGCCCACGCGATCCAAATAGCGATCCAGTGTAGTTGTACCGTGTCTCAAAGTAGTTCCAACAAAATGCAAGTGGTCATCCAGGGCAACCAGATTGCCTTTGTTGCCGATCTCTTGACGG gaaaatatagaattCCCAAAAAGTACATCAAAGGTTTAGGAAAGGCACCAAAAGGAAAACGAATATAA